Proteins encoded in a region of the Hypanus sabinus isolate sHypSab1 chromosome 12, sHypSab1.hap1, whole genome shotgun sequence genome:
- the mgme1 gene encoding mitochondrial genome maintenance exonuclease 1 isoform X1: MADGVVIQLKMADGVLLPPFNEEDLTDSSQPHWKMNYFGVLSLATCGIARSSLKQYNGALLKELVSLQHSYCTSLCLHDQKKDQSKYEKVDHEKYASLVRSVVSTKVSPQAPETLLGEDDLLYGPVIKSKLAGEELAPVGLLNLPPLLNGERHCPQREPEAVVQPPLRIPLQRNSAKTRLPSVTQILQLTMSLEQAFYLERWRRRMMKELGPDGFKAYTKNILNRGRLFHSALEDALLSSKIPQTSNEDVAGYLQSVKSVLEDVKGTRVLESAVNHLPLQYTGLVDCVAKYRGKLCVIDWKTSEKPKPYFRNTFDNPLQVAAYAGALNHDNNYDFQVEQGLIVVAYKDGRPAHAHFMEPELLLTCWQRWLLRLQKYQEKIGTPT, from the exons atggcagacggcgtcgtgatccaacttaaaatggcggatggcgttctcctccctccattc AATGAAGAGGATCTGACTGACTCCTCCCAACCACACTGGAAAATGAATTACTTCGGGGTGCTGAGTCTTGCTACCTGCGGAATAGCCAGGAGTTCTCTGAAGCAGTACAATGGTGCACTCCTGAAGGAGTTGGTATCCTTGCAACACAGTTACTGTACTTCCCTGTGCCTCCATGACCAGAAAAAGGACCAAAGCAAATATGAGAAGGTAGACCATGAGAAATATGCCTCCTTGGTCCGCTCTGTTGTGTCAACAAAAGTCAGTCCGCAGGCTCCTGAGACACTGCTGGGAGAGGATGACCTTTTGTATGGACCTGTCATCAAATCAAAGCTGGCTGGGGAAGAGCTGGCACCTGTGGGCCTCCTGAATCTGCCTCCGTTGTTGAACGGTGAGCGGCACTGTCCTCAGCGTGAGCCAGAAGCTGTTGTCCAGCCACCGCTGAGGATTCCTCTGCAGAGGAACAGTGCCAAGACCAGGCTGCCCAGCGTAACACAGATCCTGCAGCTAACCATGAGCTTGGAGCAAGCCTTTTATCTGGAAAGATGGAGACGGAGGATGATGAAAGAGTTGGGCCCAGATGGCTTTAAAGCATACACTAAAA ACATTCTCAATCGAGGGCGGCTTTTCCATTCTGCTTTAGAGGACGCTCTTCTCTCATCCAAAATTCCGCAGACCAGCAATGAGGATGTAGCAGGGTACTTGCAAAGTGTAAAGAGTGTCCTGGAAGACGTTAAAGGAACCAGAGTATTGGAGAGTGCGGTGAATCACCTGCCTTTACAGTATACAGGCCTGgtggactgtgtggctaagtatcg GGGCAAGCTGTGCGTTATCGATTGGAAAACCTCAGAGAAACCAAAGCCTTATTTTCGAAACACCTTCGACAACCCGCTGCAGGTGGCAGCATATGCTGGGGCCCTCAACCACGACAACAACTATGACTTCCAG GTTGAGCAGGGACTAATCGTGGTGGCTTACAAGGACGGCAGGCCAGCACATGCTCACTTCATGGAGCCAGAGCTGCTTCTCACTTGCTGGCAGAGGTGGCTGCTTCGGCTGCAGAAGTACCAGGAGAAGATCGGCACTCCCACATGA
- the LOC132403136 gene encoding transcription factor Ovo-like 2 isoform X1, translating to MPRAFLVKRKEPYPEIRDWNELPDEERADTYIPVILNSFPSYQDEKTENTAAGTIGLDELLNDSNERRLLCKTGPGQENAEEQVLESEFKRRSVLRTKIKITTGECSEATFCCQVCSKGFRLQRMLNRHIKCHNQVKRHLCTYCGKGFNDTFDLKRHVRTHTGIRPYKCSLCHKAFTQRCSLESHLKKIHGVAQKYSYKERRAKLYVCEECGFTAINQEDLYLHMRQNHPENPMLKKTSKKIAASLQKKLLHNSDESKDSE from the exons ATGCCCAGGGCATTCCTGGTGAAAAGGAAGGAGCCTTATCCCGAGATTCGCGACTGGAACGAGCTGCCCGACGAGGAGCGCGCCGACACCTACATACCAG TCATTTTGAATAGTTTCCCGAGTTACCAAGATGAGAAAACCGAAAATACCGCAGCCGGAACAATCGGTTTGGACGAACTGTTAAACGATTCAAACGAGCGCCGCCTCCTTTGCAAGACCGGACCGGGCCAGGAGAATGCGGAGGAGCAAGTTCTGGAGTCGGAATTCAAAAGGCGCAGTGTCTTGCGAACGAAAATCAAG ATCACAACTGGTGAGTGCAGCGAGGCCACCTTCTGCTGCCAGGTGTGCAGCAAGGGCTTCCGGTTACAGCGCATGCTCAACCGGCACATCAAGTGTCACAACCAGGTGAAGCGCCACCTATGCACGTACTGCGGCAAAGGGTTCAACGACACCTTCGACCTCAAGAGACACGTCAGGACGCACACTG GTATTCGCCCCTACAAATGCAGCCTTTGCCACAAAGCCTTTACACAGAGATGCTCCTTGGAGTCACACCTGAAGAAAATCCATGGCGTGGCACAGAAGTACAGCTACAAGGAGAGGAGAGCTAAGCTCTACGTCTGTGAGGAGTGTGGCTTCACAGCCATAAACCAAGAGGACCTCTACCTCCACATGAGGCAGAACCACCCAGAGAACCCCATGCTCAAAAAGACTTCCAAGAAAATAGCTGCCTCCTTGCAGAAGAAGCTGCTGCACAACAGTGATGAGAGCAAGGACTCTGAATAG
- the LOC132403136 gene encoding putative transcription factor Ovo-like 1 isoform X2 — translation MLNRHIKCHNQVKRHLCTYCGKGFNDTFDLKRHVRTHTGIRPYKCSLCHKAFTQRCSLESHLKKIHGVAQKYSYKERRAKLYVCEECGFTAINQEDLYLHMRQNHPENPMLKKTSKKIAASLQKKLLHNSDESKDSE, via the exons ATGCTCAACCGGCACATCAAGTGTCACAACCAGGTGAAGCGCCACCTATGCACGTACTGCGGCAAAGGGTTCAACGACACCTTCGACCTCAAGAGACACGTCAGGACGCACACTG GTATTCGCCCCTACAAATGCAGCCTTTGCCACAAAGCCTTTACACAGAGATGCTCCTTGGAGTCACACCTGAAGAAAATCCATGGCGTGGCACAGAAGTACAGCTACAAGGAGAGGAGAGCTAAGCTCTACGTCTGTGAGGAGTGTGGCTTCACAGCCATAAACCAAGAGGACCTCTACCTCCACATGAGGCAGAACCACCCAGAGAACCCCATGCTCAAAAAGACTTCCAAGAAAATAGCTGCCTCCTTGCAGAAGAAGCTGCTGCACAACAGTGATGAGAGCAAGGACTCTGAATAG
- the mgme1 gene encoding mitochondrial genome maintenance exonuclease 1 isoform X2: MNYFGVLSLATCGIARSSLKQYNGALLKELVSLQHSYCTSLCLHDQKKDQSKYEKVDHEKYASLVRSVVSTKVSPQAPETLLGEDDLLYGPVIKSKLAGEELAPVGLLNLPPLLNGERHCPQREPEAVVQPPLRIPLQRNSAKTRLPSVTQILQLTMSLEQAFYLERWRRRMMKELGPDGFKAYTKNILNRGRLFHSALEDALLSSKIPQTSNEDVAGYLQSVKSVLEDVKGTRVLESAVNHLPLQYTGLVDCVAKYRGKLCVIDWKTSEKPKPYFRNTFDNPLQVAAYAGALNHDNNYDFQVEQGLIVVAYKDGRPAHAHFMEPELLLTCWQRWLLRLQKYQEKIGTPT; encoded by the exons ATGAATTACTTCGGGGTGCTGAGTCTTGCTACCTGCGGAATAGCCAGGAGTTCTCTGAAGCAGTACAATGGTGCACTCCTGAAGGAGTTGGTATCCTTGCAACACAGTTACTGTACTTCCCTGTGCCTCCATGACCAGAAAAAGGACCAAAGCAAATATGAGAAGGTAGACCATGAGAAATATGCCTCCTTGGTCCGCTCTGTTGTGTCAACAAAAGTCAGTCCGCAGGCTCCTGAGACACTGCTGGGAGAGGATGACCTTTTGTATGGACCTGTCATCAAATCAAAGCTGGCTGGGGAAGAGCTGGCACCTGTGGGCCTCCTGAATCTGCCTCCGTTGTTGAACGGTGAGCGGCACTGTCCTCAGCGTGAGCCAGAAGCTGTTGTCCAGCCACCGCTGAGGATTCCTCTGCAGAGGAACAGTGCCAAGACCAGGCTGCCCAGCGTAACACAGATCCTGCAGCTAACCATGAGCTTGGAGCAAGCCTTTTATCTGGAAAGATGGAGACGGAGGATGATGAAAGAGTTGGGCCCAGATGGCTTTAAAGCATACACTAAAA ACATTCTCAATCGAGGGCGGCTTTTCCATTCTGCTTTAGAGGACGCTCTTCTCTCATCCAAAATTCCGCAGACCAGCAATGAGGATGTAGCAGGGTACTTGCAAAGTGTAAAGAGTGTCCTGGAAGACGTTAAAGGAACCAGAGTATTGGAGAGTGCGGTGAATCACCTGCCTTTACAGTATACAGGCCTGgtggactgtgtggctaagtatcg GGGCAAGCTGTGCGTTATCGATTGGAAAACCTCAGAGAAACCAAAGCCTTATTTTCGAAACACCTTCGACAACCCGCTGCAGGTGGCAGCATATGCTGGGGCCCTCAACCACGACAACAACTATGACTTCCAG GTTGAGCAGGGACTAATCGTGGTGGCTTACAAGGACGGCAGGCCAGCACATGCTCACTTCATGGAGCCAGAGCTGCTTCTCACTTGCTGGCAGAGGTGGCTGCTTCGGCTGCAGAAGTACCAGGAGAAGATCGGCACTCCCACATGA